The following proteins are encoded in a genomic region of Ostrinia nubilalis chromosome 1, ilOstNubi1.1, whole genome shotgun sequence:
- the LOC135082821 gene encoding ATPase inhibitor mai-2, mitochondrial-like isoform X2 — MYSGEPGSGAGKGGGGGGAIREAGGTFGKMEAAREDEYFYKKQKEQLANLKGHLNKEIAFHQDQIKRHEDAIRRHKEQMSTMDSK, encoded by the exons ATGTATTCCGGAGAGCCTGGGTCCGGAGCGGGCAAGGGTGGCGGCGGTGGCGGTGCCATCCGTGAGGCAGGCGGTACCTTCGGCAAGATGGAGGCTGCGAGAGAAGATGAATACTTCTACAAGAag CAAAAAGAGCAACTTGCCAACTTGAAGGGGCACTTGAACAAGGAGATTGCCTTCCATCAGGACCAGATCAAGCGTCACGAAGACGCCATCCGCCGTCACAAGGAACAAATGTCCACCATGGACtcgaaataa